From the genome of Arthrobacter sp. ERGS1:01:
ACGCCAAGGTCATGCTGGATGCGATCTTTGGCCGAGAGTGTTTCCTGAACGAGATCATCTGGGCGTACGACTATGGTGCGCGGGCCAAGAACCGGTGGCCCACCAAGCACGACAACATCCTGGTGTACGTGAAGAATCCGGCCAAGTACCACTTCGACAATGCCGAGGTGGACCGGGAGCCCTACATGGCCCCGGGGCTTGTCACCCCCGAAAAGCGTGAGCTCGGGAAGCTGCCCACGGATGTTTGGTGGCACACGATCGTCTCGCCCACGGGCAAGGAAAAGACCGGCTACCCCACGCAAAAACCGGAAGGGTTGCTGCGCCGCGCCGTCGCCGCGTCATCCCGCGAGGGCGACTGGGTGCTGGACTTCTTCGCCGGCTCCGGCACCCTGGGCGCCGTGGCCGCGAAGCTGGGCCGCCACTTTGTGTGCGTCGACCAGAACCCACAGGCCATCGAGGTCATGGCTGCCCGTTTGGGGCATGTGGCCACGGTGGTCGAAAACCCGGCGCCCTAGCCGGGGCGCTGACCAGTGGCGCCGGTGGCCCACCCGGGTGTTCCGCGCGCTGCCCAAACCGAGCCGATCAGCGCCATCGCAAGCAGTATCGCCACGGCCACGATTCCGGTGCTGACACCATAGTGCAGGACCAGGATCGCGCCGGTTACGGCTCCCGCCAACATTGCGAGCACCGCGATGAGGCGCCGTGTCGCAGTGGCGAGATCCCGCTTGCGCAGATCCGAGCCGATACCGGTGAGCGTCATGGTGAGCACCGTCGTCGTCATGTCTGGGACACCAAGGTGGCGAACCACGGCGTTCTGAACTCCAAGGGCGATCGCACCAACGGCCACGATCGCCAATTGCCCGGCGATCGTGAGCTGCGGCCCGGCGCTCAGGCTGATCACGAGCGCCGCCAGGAACAGCACGAACTCCACCACGAGCGCGTTGCGGAGGAGCTTGCCGCGGTGTCCGCAGAACCGTGAGATGACAATGCCGCCGGCCGCTGCTCCCAGGAGGAATCCGGCGAGCGCCACGAGCGAACCCGACAAGCTGTAGCCGGGTGCGCCGGCCAGCGCGAAGCCGATAAATACGACGTTTCCGGTCATGTTGGCCACGAAGACCCGGCCGAGGCCAAGGATGCTGATCGCGTCAATGAGGCCCGTACCCAGGGTCAGTAGGAGCAGGAGCGCGGGAAGCGGGCCATGCACCGGGTGCGCGAAGTAGCTTCGAGCGCCGTTTGACCGTGCCGCTTCCATGGCTAGTGCTCCTCCGTGTTCCAAGTGCTGGCGTGCCTTCACTGTACGACGAGTCCGGCTCCGCGCAAGCGGCAAATCAGCGCCAAGGCCCGCGTTCCGCCATCCATGGTGCAGCTCCTGCGGGTTGCGACTGCTACCCCGTACCGGCGGTGCAGCTCCTGCGACCTCCGGCGCCGTCGGCCCGCATCTGCTGCACCACCGAAATCGTGAGGCGCCGCGAACCCGCAGGAGCTGCACCACCGATTCCAGTTGAGGGCGGGACCTGGAAATCAGGGAACCGCAGCTACGGCAGGTACGGCGCCGATCCCGTCGCGGCGTCCAGAATCCGCTCCAGCATCTCCGGCGAGGTGAGGTTCTCGCCCAGCAGGTTCGGCTTGCCGGCGCCGTGGTAGTCGGAGGACCCCGTGATGATCAGGCCCCTCCGTGCGGCCAGGCGTCGCAGCTGTGCCCGGCCCTCGGGCGGGTTGTCCCGGTGGTCGATCTCCACGCCCAGCAGGCCGGCGTCGATCATGTCATGGAAAGTCTGGTCCGACACCACCCTGCCCCTCGCCGAAGCTACGGGGTGGGCAAATACCGGCACTCCCCCGGCCTCCCGGACCAACTCCACGGCCAGGACGGGGTCGGCGGCGTAGTGGCTGACAAAATACCGTGAATGCGAGGTCAGGATATTGGCGAAGGCCTCGTTACGGTCGGCCACGATGCCCGCTGCCACGAGGGCATCGGCAATGTGCGGCCGTCCCACCGTCGCGCCCGGCGCCAGATGCGCGCTGACGTCGTCCCAGTTCAGCGGGTAGTCCTCGGCCAGGCGCTCGACCATCCGTTCGGCCCGGGTCCGGCGTGCGTCCTTGGCCTTGTTGATCTCCTCGAGCAGGCCGGGATGGTCGGGGTCGTGCAGATAGGACAGCAGGTGCACGCTGATCCCCTGCGACGTCTTGCAGGACACCTCCATGCCGGGCAGCAGGCCAATGCCCAGGGCGCGGGCCGCCGTCCGGGCGTCGGCCCAGCCGTCGGTGGAATCGTGGTCGGTCAACGCCACCACATCCAGTCCCGCAGCGGCCGCCGCAGCCATCAACTCAGCGGGGGGTTGCGTGCCGTCGGAGACGTTGGAGTGCGTATGCAGATCGATCCTCACTCCCCAAGACTACGTCCGTTGTCCGCCAGACGTGGCGTGCGTCCTTTGTGGCTCCGTACCCGCGGTGAGAGACTTAAGGGGTGAACCAGACTGAGCAATCCTCCGTGCACCCAGACCCGTCGACCCAGCAGCCGCTCGAGGAGCGCGTGAACAACCGTTCACACCGCCCCGATTCGGATGCGTTCCGCGCCTTCATGGCCGCCAATTGGGCCCCGTCCACCGCAGAACTTCCCGCCCGTGCCGACGTGGCGGACCACGCCGCGCGCCGCCGTCGTGCCATCTCCGAGCAGTTCAAGGGCGAACGCCTCGTGATCCCCGCCGGCCCGTTGAAGGTCCGCTCCAACGACTGCGACTACCGCTTCCGCCCGCACTCTGCGTTCGCGCACCTGACCGGCCTGGGCGTTGACCACGAGCCCGACGCCGTGCTGATCCTTGACCCGACCGACGACGGTGCGGGCGACGACGGCGGCCACCACCACGCCAGCCTGTACTTCCGCCCCATGGCCGGCCGGGACACGAAGGCGTTCTATGCCGACTCCCGCAGCGGCGAGTTCTGGATTGGCCGGCGCCCGTCCCTGGCCGAGTTCGCGGCCCTGTTGGGCCTGGACACGGCGGACCTGGCCGAGCTCGAGGTGGCCATCACCAAGAACGTGGGCGAGCCTTCCGTGGGCGGCATTTCCATCCGCCTGGTCCGCAAGGTCGATGAGAACATTGACGCCCTGGTCGACACGGCCCGCTACAACACGGCCCAGGACCCGGACAACATGGACTTTGGCGCCCTGGATGCCAAGGACGAGAAGCTGGCCGAGGCCCTCTCCGAGCTGCGCCTGATCAAGGACGCCTGGGAGATCGAGCAGATGAAGGTTGCCGTGGCCGCCACCGCCGCCGGCTTCGAGGAGATCATCAAGTCCCTGCCGCGCGCCGTCGCCCACCACCGTGGCGAGCGCGTCGTCGAGGGCGCCTTCTTTGCCCGCGCCCGCGAGGAAGGCAACGAGCTCGGCTACGACACCATTGCCGCTGCCGGCAACAATGCCACGATCCTGCACTGGAACCGCAACACCGGAACCGTGAACGAGGGACAGCTGCTGCTGGTGGACGCCGGCGTCGAGGCCGAATCCCTGTACACGGCCGACATCACCCGCACCATCCCGGTCAACGGCACGTACTCCGCCGTGCAGCGCAAGATCTACCAGGCCGTCCTGGACGCCGCCGACGCCGCGTTCGCCGTCGCCGTGCCGGGGCGGAAGTTCCGTGACGTCCACGTGGCCGCCATGGAGGTCCTGGCCGCGCACCTTCAGGAGTGGGGCATGCTGCCCGTCTCCGCCGAGGTGGCCCTGTCCGTGGACGGCCAGCAGCACCGCCGCTGGATGCCGCACGGCACCAGCCACCATCTTGGCCTGGACGTGCACGACTGCGCCCAGGCCCGCGCCGAGCTGTACCTGGACGGCGTCATCACCGAGGGCATGGTGTTCACCATCGAGCCCGGCCTGTACTTCAAGGAGGAGGACCTGGCCATCCCGGCCGAGTTCCGCGGCAACGGCGTGCGCATCGAGGACGACATCCTCATCACGGCCGAGGGCCCCGTCAACCTGAGCGCGGCACTCCCCCGCACCCCGGACGACGTCGAAGCCTGGATGGCGCGCCTGAGCTCCTAGCCCCCTCCGACTGTGTTGCACTTGTTGGACGGATTTCCCCGAATTTCGGTGATTTTCGTCGAATAAGTGCAACACAGTTGTTTAAGCCCGACGACGCGGGTCGGGTCAGCCTTCGATCAGCGCCTTGAGCGCGGCCACGTGGGCCCGATAAGCGGCCCTGCCATCCGGGGTCAGCTCCGCCCAGGTCTTGACCCGCCCCCGGCCCGTCGGCTTGGAGAGCTTCACGTAGCCGGCGTCCTCGAGCACCTTCAGCTGCTTGCTGGTCACTGAGTCGGCGGCGCCGAGCATGTCCCGGATGGCTGCGAACTCCGCCTGGTCTATGGTGCTTAGGTAGGCGCAGATCCGCAGTCTGTTGGGGGCGTGGATGACCTCATTGAGTCCCTCCGTCACGGCTGTTCCCGCAACTGGGCGCGCAGGGCCGCATCGAAGCGCCGCCCCACGACGACGGTGGCAATAAACAGCACGGGCGCCGCAACCCAGGCCACCCAATCAAGGGATGCCAATCTGGCCAACAGGATCGCGATAATCATGCACGCCAGATAAAGGCCCACCAGCACGAGGGCCAGCGGAGTGGCTGCCCCGGCGCGGAATCCAGAAACCCAGATGCCGGTTTTGTTCTTGTAGGCGGCCATCAGCATTCCCAACCCGACGAAGTAGACGACGATCCCGGCGACGATGACGACCAGGTTTCCCAACGCATAGACGAGCACGAATCCGGCCACGAGCAGGCCGAGCACAGGGTGGTACCACCACGGGGTGACGAGGCGGTCCGCCGCGGCGGAGCGAGCGCTTCCAACGGCGGCAAGGGCTTCGCGGGCATCACGCATCGATTCGTTTTCCATAGTGGAAAGTCAATCACTTTCCGCAATGGAAAGTCAATAACCCTCTGCGCTCCCCGATCCTCGGGATCGATTCCTTAAACAGCGCCGACCCGCACTCGTAGAACGAATGCGGGCCGGTGGGGAGTCTTAGTTCTCCGCGGGCTTGTCTTCCGGCTCGGCCGGTGTAACAGGAGGGGCGGGCGGGGTGTCCACCCGGATGCCGTACTGCGGGCGGCCGTCGGGCAGGTCGGGGAACTGGCCGCGGCGCGGCCCGTTCAGCGGTGCCTGGCCGGGACGGGTGTGGTCGTCGGGGGCCTGTCCTGTGGGGACTTCCTGCGGTGCGGGCTGCTGCGGGGCCCCATAGGGATCGTGCCACCCCTCGGGGCGTGCCGGCGGGGCCTGGGTGGGTGCGGCCGGCGGCTGGTAACCCTGGCCCTGGTACGGGCCCTGCCCTTGTCCCTGATACGGACCCTGGTGCGGGCCCGGCCCCTGGTACGGCGACTGGTGCTGGCGCGGGGCCGTGGAGTTCATGGGCAGCTGGGCCAGGATGCGGCGGGCGTCCATGGCGACGTCGGGGGTGACGATGACGTCGTAGTTGGAGGCCAGCACCTGGTTGGTGGAGGTAAAGTCGCGCTTGCCGCGCTGGGCGGCATAGCCGATGATCGCGAACAGCATCCAGAACGCGGCACCCAACAAGATGGCGGTGAAGACGTTCACATAGGGTCCGCCGGCGGTGCCGGAGGTGCCGTCGAAGAAGGACAGCAGGACGCCGATGAACAAACCAAACCAGGCGCCCGTCATGGCGCCGGAGAACGCCACCCGGGGGTAGCTGAGCTTGCCCGTGACCCGCTCGACCATTTTCAGGTCATTGCCCACGATGGAGACGTGCTGGACCGGGAATTTCTCGTCAGCCAGGTAGTCAACGGCTTTTTGCGCGTCGAGGTAAGACGTGTAGGAGCCAATGGTTTCCCCTGTCGGGACAACACGTGCCTCATCAAAGGGTCGGGTACGTCCAAAGATGTTAGCCATATCTCCATTGTTCACCATCTTCCTGCACATTGGCTGGAGTATCGCTGGTAGTGAAATAGCCGGGAGCCGGGGGTTACGCCAATGTCCGTCCGGGGAAGTAGATTGTAAGGGTGAGCACACAACCTACGCGCATCTTTGTTGCGCGACTCCTGGGCCTTGACGTCTTCGACCCCCTGGGCGACCGTCTGGGCAAATTGCGGGACGTTGTGGTCCTCGGACGCGGGGCCCCCAACGCGGCACCCCACGCCGTCGGTATCGTCGTCGAGGTTCCCGGCAAGAAACGCGTGTTCGTGCCGATGACCCGGCTGACGTCCATGGACCAGTCGCAGATCATCTGCACCGGCCTGGTCAACCTACGCCGCTTTGAGCAGCGTGGCGCCGAGCAGCTGGTGGTGGCGGGCATCTTTGACCGCAGGGTCACCCTGGTGGATGGCAGCGGCGACGCCGTGATCGAGGACATCGCCATGGACCAGCAACGCAACGGCGACTGGCTTGTCACGAAACTCTTTGTGCGCCGCGGCACCTCCACCTCGCGGCTGCGGGGCCTGCGCCGCGGCCACACGCTGCTCATCGACTGGGCGGACGCCCATCCCAGGGACGCGGCCGAACCGCAGGGCGCCCTGCACTTCGTGGCCACCCACGAGGACCTGAAACCGGCCGACTTCGCCGACGCCCTGCAGGAGATGAGCGACAAACGCCGGGTGGAGGTTGCCGGCGAACTGCAGGATGAACGCCTGGCCGACATCATGTCCGAGCTCCCCGAGGAGGACCAGGTCAGCCTGCTGTCCGCCCTGGACAACGAACGCGCCGCCGACGTCCTGGAGGAGATGGACCCCGACGACGCCGCCGACCTCCTCGCCGACCTTCCCCAGGCCAAGGCCGAGGAACTGCTCTTGCTCATGGAGCCCGACGAGGCCAAGGATGTCCGGCGCCTGCTCCAATACGAGGAAGGCACGGCCGGTGCGCTCATGACGCCGGTGCCGGTGATCCTGCCGCCGGAAGCCACCGTGGCCGAGGCGCTGGCCCACGTGCGCAGCGAGGACCTCTCCCCCGCCCTGGCATCCGCGATCTTTATTTGCCGCCCGCCGCTGGAAACGCCCACGGGCCGTTTCCTGGGCGTGGTCCACATCCAGCAACTGCTCCGCAGCGCCCCGCCCGAACAGTTGGGCACGCTGGTGGACAAGAACCTGGAGCCGGTCTCCGACCAGGAGGACATCAGCGTGGTCAGCCACATGATGGCCTCCTACAACCTCAACGCCCTGCCCGTGGTGAACCGAGAAGGCCGCCTGGTGGGGGCCGTGACGGTGGATGACCTGCTTGACCACCTGCTGCCCGAAGACTGGCGCACCCACGATGACGGCGCACCCATCAGGAAATTAGGAGGACGCATTGGCTGAACGGCACCATGCCAAGGGCGGCGGCCTCGATACGCCCATGGAGCTGAAGTCCCGGCTCCTGCCCAACCTGGCCGGCGACCCCGATCTGTTCGGCCGCTTCGCCGAACGCTTTGCCCGCTACATGGGCACGGCGAACTTTCTGCTGTACATGACCATTTTTGTGGTCGTCTGGATCGCCCTGAACGTGGTGGGGCTGTTCGGGCTCAAATGGGACCCCTATCCGTTCATCCTTCTCAACCTCTTCTTCTCCACCCAGGCGTCCTACGCGGCGCCCCTGATCCTGTTGGCCCAGAACCGCCAGGACGACCGCGACCGCGTCCAGATCGAGCAGGACCGTTCCCGCAATGAACGCAACCTTGCCGACACCGAGTACCTCACCCGTGAGGTCGCGGCGCTGCGCATTTCGCTGCGCGAGGTGGCCACCCGCGACTTCGTCCGCTCGGAACTGCGCAGCCTGCTCGAGGAGCTCCTGGCCATCTCCGAGGACGGTGAACCGGTCAGAGACTCCCGTTCCCCGCGATCCCCGGCCACGAGCACCATGAAGACGGTCTCGGCAAAACGCACCAACAACTCCTAAGGCACCTCCCCATGAACGCCCCCACTGCCGCCTCGCTGCAGGCCGCCCTTGCCACCGTCATCGACCCCGAGCTGCGCCGGCCCATCACCGAGCTGGGCATGGTCGAGTCCGTGGCGGCCGACGACGGCGGCCGGGTACGCGCCGTCGTCCTGCTCACGGTGGCCGGTTGCCCCCTGCGGGAGACCATCACCCGGGACGCCACGGCGGCCCTCATGGCCGTGGCCGGCGTGACGGGCGTGGACGTTGAGCTGTCCGTCATGACGGCGGAGCAGCGCGCGGCGCTCAAGGACCAGCTCCAAGGCGCCGGGGCCGTGCGCGGTATCCCGTTCAACGAGGAATCGTCGCTGACCCGGGTCTACGCGGTGGCCAGCGGCAAGGGCGGCGTGGGCAAATCGTCCGTCACCGTCAACCTGGCCTGCGCCATGGCCGCCAAGGGGCTGCGCGTGGGCATTGTGGACGCCGACATTTACGGCTTCTCCGTGCCGGCGCTCATGGGCATCACCCAGACGCCTACCCGGGTCGATGAGATGATCCTGCCGCCCGTGGCCCACGACGTGAAGGTCATCTCGATCGGCATGTTCGTCACCGGCAACCAGCCGGTCGCCTGGCGCGGGCCCATGCTGCACCGGGCGCTGGAACAGTTCCTGACCGATGTGTACTTTGGCGACCTTGACGCCCTGTTCCTGGACCTGCCGCCGGGCACCGGGGACGTGGCCATCTCGGTGGCCCAGCTGCTGCCCAAGGCCGAGATCCTGGTGGTGACCACCCCGCAGGCGGCCGCCGCCGATGTCGCCGAGCGGGCAGGCGCCATCGCCGTGCAGACTGGCCAGAAGGTGGCCGGCGTCATCGAGAACATGTCGTTCTTGACGTTGCCGGACGGCACCACCATGGACTTGTTTGGCTCCGGCGGCGGCGAAATCCTCGCCAAGCGGCTCAGCCAAACCGTCAACGCCACCGTTGAACTAATGGGCCAGATTCCGCTGGACGTGGCCCTGCGCGAGGGCGGGGACATTGGCGCACCGATCGTGCTGGCCAATCCCGAGTCGCCGGCCGCGGCGGCGCTGCTGGGGATTGCCGATAAATTGGCGGTCCGCCCTCGCGGCCTTGCCGGCATGAGCCTTGGCGTCACCCCACGCTAGCCGCAGACAGCCTCCGAAAAGACCGATTGCGCAGATAAGGCGACTCCCAACGCTTGGGAGTCGCCTTATCTGCGCAATCGATTTTGTGGAGCGCGGTGCTTAGGTTGCTTCGAGGTCGAACGGGGCCAGCTGCCCCACGGCCAGGCGCTCGACGGGCGTTTCGGCCGGCACCGACTCGATGGCCTTGTCGTCGTCCTTGCCGAGCATGGAGGCGATGGCTGCGGCAGGTGCCGTCTTGAGGGAGTTGAGCGCGTCGACGTCGTCGTCGTCCAGCAGGGCCTCGCGGATGATCCGGCGGGGATCGTACTGGCGCGGGTCCAGCTTCTTCCAGTCGATGTCATCGATATCGAGGCCGGCTTCATCCTTGATGGTTTCGCGCGCGCCGGAAGCCATCCGGCGTACTTCGCGGATGAGGTTCTTCAGCTTGTCCACGTAGCCCGGAAGCCGCTTGGGGCCGATCACCAGGAGTGCCACAATGACAATCAGGACCAGCTCGGGGGTATTGATACCAAACACGTTAGGAAGAT
Proteins encoded in this window:
- a CDS encoding DNA-methyltransferase, whose amino-acid sequence is MTTAWQPDADGPNLVVHADNSEFLPTLPDGSFTMIYVDPPFNTGRVQSRRQTTMVRNTDGDGDRTGFGGRSYDTIKGALHSYDDAFTDYWSFLEPRLLEAWRLLADDGTLYLHLDYREVHYAKVMLDAIFGRECFLNEIIWAYDYGARAKNRWPTKHDNILVYVKNPAKYHFDNAEVDREPYMAPGLVTPEKRELGKLPTDVWWHTIVSPTGKEKTGYPTQKPEGLLRRAVAASSREGDWVLDFFAGSGTLGAVAAKLGRHFVCVDQNPQAIEVMAARLGHVATVVENPAP
- a CDS encoding YoaK family protein; this encodes MEAARSNGARSYFAHPVHGPLPALLLLLTLGTGLIDAISILGLGRVFVANMTGNVVFIGFALAGAPGYSLSGSLVALAGFLLGAAAGGIVISRFCGHRGKLLRNALVVEFVLFLAALVISLSAGPQLTIAGQLAIVAVGAIALGVQNAVVRHLGVPDMTTTVLTMTLTGIGSDLRKRDLATATRRLIAVLAMLAGAVTGAILVLHYGVSTGIVAVAILLAMALIGSVWAARGTPGWATGATGQRPG
- a CDS encoding PHP domain-containing protein, which produces MRIDLHTHSNVSDGTQPPAELMAAAAAAGLDVVALTDHDSTDGWADARTAARALGIGLLPGMEVSCKTSQGISVHLLSYLHDPDHPGLLEEINKAKDARRTRAERMVERLAEDYPLNWDDVSAHLAPGATVGRPHIADALVAAGIVADRNEAFANILTSHSRYFVSHYAADPVLAVELVREAGGVPVFAHPVASARGRVVSDQTFHDMIDAGLLGVEIDHRDNPPEGRAQLRRLAARRGLIITGSSDYHGAGKPNLLGENLTSPEMLERILDAATGSAPYLP
- a CDS encoding aminopeptidase P family protein produces the protein MNQTEQSSVHPDPSTQQPLEERVNNRSHRPDSDAFRAFMAANWAPSTAELPARADVADHAARRRRAISEQFKGERLVIPAGPLKVRSNDCDYRFRPHSAFAHLTGLGVDHEPDAVLILDPTDDGAGDDGGHHHASLYFRPMAGRDTKAFYADSRSGEFWIGRRPSLAEFAALLGLDTADLAELEVAITKNVGEPSVGGISIRLVRKVDENIDALVDTARYNTAQDPDNMDFGALDAKDEKLAEALSELRLIKDAWEIEQMKVAVAATAAGFEEIIKSLPRAVAHHRGERVVEGAFFARAREEGNELGYDTIAAAGNNATILHWNRNTGTVNEGQLLLVDAGVEAESLYTADITRTIPVNGTYSAVQRKIYQAVLDAADAAFAVAVPGRKFRDVHVAAMEVLAAHLQEWGMLPVSAEVALSVDGQQHRRWMPHGTSHHLGLDVHDCAQARAELYLDGVITEGMVFTIEPGLYFKEEDLAIPAEFRGNGVRIEDDILITAEGPVNLSAALPRTPDDVEAWMARLSS
- a CDS encoding transcriptional regulator; this encodes MTEGLNEVIHAPNRLRICAYLSTIDQAEFAAIRDMLGAADSVTSKQLKVLEDAGYVKLSKPTGRGRVKTWAELTPDGRAAYRAHVAALKALIEG
- a CDS encoding general stress protein, translated to MANIFGRTRPFDEARVVPTGETIGSYTSYLDAQKAVDYLADEKFPVQHVSIVGNDLKMVERVTGKLSYPRVAFSGAMTGAWFGLFIGVLLSFFDGTSGTAGGPYVNVFTAILLGAAFWMLFAIIGYAAQRGKRDFTSTNQVLASNYDVIVTPDVAMDARRILAQLPMNSTAPRQHQSPYQGPGPHQGPYQGQGQGPYQGQGYQPPAAPTQAPPARPEGWHDPYGAPQQPAPQEVPTGQAPDDHTRPGQAPLNGPRRGQFPDLPDGRPQYGIRVDTPPAPPVTPAEPEDKPAEN
- a CDS encoding magnesium transporter MgtE N-terminal domain-containing protein, yielding MSTQPTRIFVARLLGLDVFDPLGDRLGKLRDVVVLGRGAPNAAPHAVGIVVEVPGKKRVFVPMTRLTSMDQSQIICTGLVNLRRFEQRGAEQLVVAGIFDRRVTLVDGSGDAVIEDIAMDQQRNGDWLVTKLFVRRGTSTSRLRGLRRGHTLLIDWADAHPRDAAEPQGALHFVATHEDLKPADFADALQEMSDKRRVEVAGELQDERLADIMSELPEEDQVSLLSALDNERAADVLEEMDPDDAADLLADLPQAKAEELLLLMEPDEAKDVRRLLQYEEGTAGALMTPVPVILPPEATVAEALAHVRSEDLSPALASAIFICRPPLETPTGRFLGVVHIQQLLRSAPPEQLGTLVDKNLEPVSDQEDISVVSHMMASYNLNALPVVNREGRLVGAVTVDDLLDHLLPEDWRTHDDGAPIRKLGGRIG
- a CDS encoding DUF1003 domain-containing protein yields the protein MAERHHAKGGGLDTPMELKSRLLPNLAGDPDLFGRFAERFARYMGTANFLLYMTIFVVVWIALNVVGLFGLKWDPYPFILLNLFFSTQASYAAPLILLAQNRQDDRDRVQIEQDRSRNERNLADTEYLTREVAALRISLREVATRDFVRSELRSLLEELLAISEDGEPVRDSRSPRSPATSTMKTVSAKRTNNS
- a CDS encoding Mrp/NBP35 family ATP-binding protein, with product MNAPTAASLQAALATVIDPELRRPITELGMVESVAADDGGRVRAVVLLTVAGCPLRETITRDATAALMAVAGVTGVDVELSVMTAEQRAALKDQLQGAGAVRGIPFNEESSLTRVYAVASGKGGVGKSSVTVNLACAMAAKGLRVGIVDADIYGFSVPALMGITQTPTRVDEMILPPVAHDVKVISIGMFVTGNQPVAWRGPMLHRALEQFLTDVYFGDLDALFLDLPPGTGDVAISVAQLLPKAEILVVTTPQAAAADVAERAGAIAVQTGQKVAGVIENMSFLTLPDGTTMDLFGSGGGEILAKRLSQTVNATVELMGQIPLDVALREGGDIGAPIVLANPESPAAAALLGIADKLAVRPRGLAGMSLGVTPR
- a CDS encoding twin-arginine translocase TatA/TatE family subunit, which codes for MFGINTPELVLIVIVALLVIGPKRLPGYVDKLKNLIREVRRMASGARETIKDEAGLDIDDIDWKKLDPRQYDPRRIIREALLDDDDVDALNSLKTAPAAAIASMLGKDDDKAIESVPAETPVERLAVGQLAPFDLEAT